In the Nodosilinea sp. PGN35 genome, one interval contains:
- a CDS encoding GerMN domain-containing protein: protein MDLKSKLRRIPLGVLAGLTTLVVASGGSVAWFTWRALNPTPPVAEFPSLDIDPNPIMTVPEVTPAEPPKVEDTAPKDPVSQPAPAEITGQVYWLKDEGTGFVLVPQAITVAADASPSEQIAAAFSNLLSKSGDPSQQAFTTIPEQTQLLDASVEADGVHVDLSSDFETGGGSAAMMGRLGQVIYTATAFDPAAPVWISVDGKPLTVLGGEGLEVTQPMTRSDFDEDFGL from the coding sequence ATGGATCTCAAAAGCAAGCTCAGGCGTATCCCCCTCGGCGTTTTAGCCGGGTTAACCACTCTGGTAGTGGCCTCGGGCGGGTCTGTGGCGTGGTTTACCTGGCGTGCCCTCAACCCCACGCCCCCGGTGGCGGAGTTCCCCAGCCTCGACATCGACCCCAACCCCATCATGACGGTGCCGGAGGTCACCCCCGCCGAGCCGCCCAAGGTTGAAGACACCGCTCCCAAAGACCCGGTCAGCCAGCCCGCCCCAGCCGAAATTACCGGCCAGGTCTACTGGCTGAAGGACGAAGGCACAGGCTTTGTGCTGGTGCCCCAGGCGATTACCGTCGCCGCTGACGCCTCCCCTAGCGAGCAGATCGCAGCCGCTTTTAGCAATCTGCTCTCCAAGTCGGGCGATCCCAGTCAGCAGGCATTCACCACCATTCCCGAACAAACTCAGCTGCTCGATGCCTCCGTGGAGGCTGACGGGGTACACGTCGATCTGTCGAGCGACTTTGAAACCGGCGGCGGCAGCGCCGCCATGATGGGCCGTCTGGGCCAGGTAATCTACACCGCCACCGCCTTTGACCCCGCCGCCCCGGTGTGGATTTCGGTGGACGGCAAACCCTTAACGGTGCTGGGCGGAGAGGGGCTCGAGGTGACTCAGCCCATGACCCGCAGCGATTTCGACGAAGACTTTGGCCTATAG